A genomic stretch from Chiloscyllium punctatum isolate Juve2018m chromosome 40, sChiPun1.3, whole genome shotgun sequence includes:
- the ears2 gene encoding nondiscriminating glutamyl-tRNA synthetase EARS2, mitochondrial isoform X2 has product MVLLTLRPRLLRFHYVPFCLAEGWRSGLCGGAGSGERREGRVRLRFGPSPTGFLHLGGLRTALYNYIFAKKHGGTFILRIEDTDQSRLVPGAAESIEDVLEWAGIPPDESPKRGGSYGPYKQSERLDLYLKATETLLVKNAAYYCFCSPQRLEMLKKEALRMRQTPKYDNRCRHLTQTQVEERLAQGCPRVIRFRLEEGAAPFEDLVYGLNRLDPASVEGDPVILKADGFPTYHLANVVDDHHMKISHVLRGTEWLTSTAKHLLMYKAFGWDPPAFAHLPLLLNKDGSKLSKRQGDLFIQNFSQNGVLPEALLDIVTNCGSGFSGNRLGRMLEELISEFDVTKITTHSALLDLDKLPEFNRMHLLQRIECANSRQQLVTELQTMVEKEFGDKLMDSESLCTDYVERVLLHRKGHITHLQELVSPNYSYLWFRPVVSHEQMLNLSTEGEKICHVVMRFFQTWSNRSVSPAELNNELRALQTQFTSTKYNVMMKVLRLALSGKQQGPSVAEMMLALGPKEVCKRLQQAVIH; this is encoded by the exons ATGGTGTTGTTAACCCTAAGGCCTCGGCTGCTTCGGTTTCACTATGTCCCTTTCTGTCTGGCTGAAGGCTGGAGATCCGGCCTGTGTGGAGGGGCCGGGAGTGGCGAGCGGCGAGAGGGCAGGGTGAGGCTGCGGTTTGGGCCGAGCCCCACAG GCTTCCTGCATCTAGGAGGACTTCGCACAGCTCTGTACAATTATATATTTGCCAAAAAACATGGAGGTACGTTCATTCTCCGGATTGAAGACACAGATCAGAGCCGCCTTGTTCCTGGAGCGGCGGAGAGCATTGAGGATGTACTGGAGTGGGCAG GAATCCCCCCTGATGAAAGCCCTAAGAGAGGAGGCTCCTATGGACCATACAAACAGTCAGAGCGACTGGATCTGTACTTAAAGGCCACTGAAACCCTGCTAGTGAAGAATGCAGCATATTATTGCTTCTGTAGCCCCCAGCGTCTGGAAATGTTGAAGAAGGAAGCATTGAGAATGAGACAAACACCAAA GTATGATAATCGCTGTCGGCACCTGACTCAGACTCAAGTTGAGGAGCGATTGGCACAAGGATGCCCACGTGTTATCCGGTTTCGACTGGAGGAGGGTGCTGCGCCCTTTGAAGATCTGGTATATGGACTGAACAGGCTAGATCCAGCCAGTGTGGAGGGTGACCCTGTTATCCTTAAGGCGGATGGGTTTCCAACCTACCATTTGGCAAACGTAGTTGATGATCACCATATGAAAATCAGCCATGTTTTGCGGGGCACTGAGTGGCTCACTTCCACTGCCAAGCACCTACTGATGTACAAGGCCTTCGGATGGGACCCTCCAGCTTTTGCTCACCTTCCACTTCTCCTGAACAAAGATGGCAGCAAACTTTCCAAACGTCAGGGTGATCTGTTCATCCAGAACTTTTCCCAGAATGGAGTGCTTCCAGAGGCTTTACTTGACATTGTCACCAACTGTGGATCTGGCTTCTCAG GAAATCGACTAGGTCGGATGCTGGAGGAGCTCATCAGCGAGTTTGATGTGACCAAAATAACAACCCACTCTGCACTTTTGGACCTTGACAAGCTGCCAGAGTTTAACAG GATGCACTTGCTGCAACGTATTGAATGTGCCAACTCGCGGCAGCAGTTAGTGACAGAGCTTCAAACTATGGTTGAGAAGGAGTTTGGTGATAAGCTGATGGACAGTGAGTCGTTATGCACTGATTATGTGGAGCGGGTGTTGCTACACAGGAAG GGCCACATCACCCATTTGCAGGAATTGGTGTCACCAAACTACTCATACCTCTGGTTTCGACCTGTTGTGTCCCATGAGCAAATGCTGAATCTGTCAACTGAAGGAGAAAAGATCTGTCATGTAGTGATGCG ATTCTTCCAGACCTGGTCCAATAGAAGTGTGAGCCCAGCAGAGCTGAACAATGAACTGAGAGCACTACAGACCCAGTTCACAAGTACCAAGTACAATGTCATGATGAAGGTTCTTCGACTGGCTCTTAGTGGAAAGCAG CAAGGACCGAGTGTGGCTGAGATGATGCTGGCTTTGGGACCTAAAGAGGTGTGTAAACGTCTGCAACAGGCTGTCATCCATTGA